A part of Haloarchaeobius sp. HME9146 genomic DNA contains:
- a CDS encoding helix-turn-helix domain-containing protein translates to MTGASQTNEGGRFMGTRLTLDLWHPNCWACESTEDVDGGVIAHAIYDGPDGSVDQTVRGLFTAYGETTGEVEDLLAIIQDSRLTGEVKELQERFDYAGQSTTPGNVAREFFLDYDPGDMVCPTLLSHGFVHNAPCRIEDGRESWQVVFSGTRDQVEPELDAVREEAGADIEVASITSFDTPLNDKRWRMDSLTDTQREVFEHARERGYYQWPRGVSTRELASELEVSKTTLLEHLRKAESKLLDPESN, encoded by the coding sequence ATGACAGGCGCATCGCAGACGAACGAGGGTGGGCGGTTTATGGGAACGCGGCTGACGCTCGACCTGTGGCACCCGAACTGCTGGGCATGTGAATCGACGGAAGATGTGGACGGTGGCGTCATCGCACACGCCATCTACGACGGCCCGGATGGGTCGGTCGACCAGACCGTCCGCGGACTGTTCACCGCGTATGGGGAGACGACAGGCGAGGTGGAGGACCTGCTCGCGATCATCCAGGACTCCAGATTGACAGGGGAGGTCAAGGAGTTACAGGAACGCTTCGACTACGCCGGGCAATCGACGACACCGGGGAACGTCGCCCGCGAGTTCTTCCTGGACTACGACCCGGGTGATATGGTGTGTCCGACACTGCTCTCGCACGGGTTCGTCCACAACGCCCCGTGTCGCATCGAGGACGGGCGAGAGTCCTGGCAGGTGGTGTTCTCGGGAACCCGCGACCAGGTCGAACCCGAACTCGACGCCGTCCGTGAGGAAGCGGGCGCGGATATCGAGGTGGCGAGCATCACCTCCTTCGACACGCCGCTGAACGACAAACGCTGGCGGATGGACTCGCTGACGGACACCCAGCGTGAAGTGTTCGAGCACGCCCGCGAGCGCGGCTACTACCAGTGGCCCCGCGGCGTCTCGACCCGCGAACTCGCCTCGGAGCTCGAGGTCTCGAAGACCACGCTGCTCGAACACCTGCGGAAGGCAGAATCGAAACTGCTCGACCCCGAATCGAACTGA
- a CDS encoding proline dehydrogenase family protein, with product MIPPIASNFVAGESPAAAIEHAEQTSTRDVGCILNLLGEHYEERPPADADADEYIEVVEAIADSPATACISVKPSQIGLDLGDDVFAENLERIVTAATEHDVFVWVDMEDHTTTDATLDAVEELGRATDGNVGVCVQANLKRTPNDLERLAAVPGKVRLVKGAYDEPKEVAYKKKARVDEQYRELLEYMFQEFDDGIAVGSHDPEMIAHARDLHAEYGTPYEVQMLMGVRESAQFDLASEDVEVWQYVPYGDKWFQYFYRRVRERKSNALFALRAVLTG from the coding sequence ATGATACCGCCTATCGCGTCCAACTTCGTCGCGGGTGAGTCACCTGCGGCCGCGATCGAACACGCCGAACAGACCTCGACACGGGACGTCGGTTGCATCCTGAACCTTCTCGGCGAACACTACGAGGAGCGCCCACCCGCGGATGCGGACGCGGACGAGTACATCGAGGTCGTCGAGGCCATCGCCGACAGCCCCGCAACGGCGTGCATCTCGGTCAAGCCCTCCCAGATCGGGCTCGACCTCGGCGACGACGTGTTCGCGGAGAACCTCGAACGCATCGTGACCGCCGCCACCGAGCACGACGTGTTCGTCTGGGTCGACATGGAGGACCACACGACCACGGACGCGACGCTCGACGCAGTCGAAGAGCTGGGACGTGCGACCGACGGGAACGTCGGCGTCTGCGTGCAGGCGAACCTCAAACGGACCCCCAACGACCTCGAACGGCTCGCAGCGGTCCCGGGGAAGGTCCGCCTCGTCAAGGGTGCCTACGACGAACCGAAGGAGGTCGCCTACAAGAAGAAGGCCCGCGTCGACGAGCAGTACCGCGAGCTGCTCGAATACATGTTCCAGGAGTTCGACGACGGCATCGCGGTCGGCAGCCACGACCCCGAGATGATCGCCCACGCCCGCGACCTGCACGCGGAGTACGGGACGCCGTACGAGGTCCAGATGCTCATGGGTGTCCGCGAGAGCGCACAGTTCGACCTCGCCAGCGAGGACGTTGAGGTCTGGCAGTACGTCCCCTACGGCGACAAGTGGTTCCAGTACTTCTACCGGCGGGTCCGCGAGCGCAAGTCGAACGCGCTGTTCGCGCTGCGCGCCGTCCTGACCGGGTAG
- a CDS encoding ABC transporter substrate-binding protein: MSRRKILAGTGVSIATLSAGCFESSGGDTDGGSGGGGGGGGGGGDSDDSDGGSGGDGGMSTYTIGMVDSLTGSLAPYGKRNKRGKELALSKINDAGVGPNGEGTLEITVEDDESTNQAGLNAASKLVNQDGVPLLLGSVGSGVSIAIYDSVVQGTDVVQISQNSTSPELTTRAGLNRMSPSGAAKGKALAQFVADEGHDSVAVTWINNDYGQGLQGVFSEAFPGEVAYNKPHDQGQSSYSSLLTEMAGTDASAWLFLTYANEFTVMANNAFDQGYNEQVDYFGAESTVAEEILGNTPEGSLDGMKGITESAPADQENYKNFVSEFESEYDTTPTVWSAYAYDAVTVAAIAVTAADEFTGPAIEEVVRDVTRPEGQEAFTYEEAAAILQDGGSPSDVNYQGVSGPVDLDENGDPPGFYQVYSVADHEYDYGDYITS, from the coding sequence TTGTCGCGGAGAAAGATTCTGGCGGGAACGGGCGTCTCAATCGCAACTCTCAGCGCTGGCTGTTTCGAAAGCAGCGGCGGTGACACCGACGGCGGCTCCGGCGGAGGCGGCGGAGGCGGCGGCGGGGGCGGCGACAGCGATGACAGCGACGGCGGCTCCGGCGGCGACGGTGGAATGAGCACGTACACCATCGGGATGGTGGACTCGCTCACCGGCTCGCTGGCACCGTACGGCAAGCGTAACAAGCGCGGAAAGGAACTCGCACTCTCGAAGATCAACGACGCCGGCGTCGGCCCGAACGGTGAGGGCACCCTCGAGATTACAGTCGAAGACGACGAGAGTACCAACCAGGCGGGCCTGAACGCGGCGTCCAAGCTCGTCAACCAGGACGGCGTCCCGCTGCTCCTGGGCTCCGTCGGTAGTGGTGTGTCCATCGCGATCTACGACAGCGTCGTCCAGGGGACCGACGTGGTTCAGATCAGCCAGAACTCCACGAGCCCCGAGCTCACGACCCGCGCGGGCCTCAACCGGATGAGCCCGAGTGGCGCTGCCAAGGGGAAGGCGCTCGCGCAGTTCGTCGCCGACGAGGGGCACGACTCGGTCGCAGTCACGTGGATCAACAACGACTACGGACAGGGTCTGCAGGGCGTCTTCTCCGAGGCGTTCCCCGGAGAGGTCGCGTACAACAAGCCCCACGACCAGGGCCAGTCGTCCTACAGCAGCCTGCTGACGGAGATGGCCGGCACGGACGCGAGCGCGTGGCTGTTCCTCACCTACGCGAACGAGTTCACGGTCATGGCCAACAACGCGTTCGACCAGGGCTACAACGAGCAGGTCGACTACTTCGGTGCAGAGTCGACCGTCGCCGAGGAGATCCTCGGGAACACCCCCGAGGGCAGCCTCGACGGCATGAAGGGTATCACCGAGAGCGCCCCGGCCGACCAGGAGAACTACAAGAACTTCGTTTCGGAGTTCGAGAGCGAGTACGACACGACGCCGACCGTCTGGTCCGCATACGCGTACGACGCGGTCACCGTCGCGGCGATCGCGGTCACCGCAGCGGACGAGTTCACCGGGCCGGCCATCGAGGAGGTCGTCCGCGACGTGACCCGTCCCGAGGGCCAGGAAGCGTTCACCTACGAGGAGGCAGCCGCCATCCTCCAGGACGGTGGCAGTCCGAGCGACGTGAACTACCAGGGAGTCAGTGGCCCTGTCGACCTCGACGAGAACGGCGACCCGCCGGGCTTCTACCAGGTCTACAGTGTCGCGGACCACGAGTACGACTACGGCGACTACATCACCAGCTAA